From Paenibacillus sp. PvR098:
TTCTTGTCGATGCAGGGATGCCTCGTTCCGCAGATGATATTATTGGAGCGGCTGAAGAACGCTTTGGTCGGGATATTCCGCCTAAGGCCATTATTCTGACGCATGGACATTTTGATCATGTTGGTGCCATTGTTGAACTGATTGAACGTTGGAAGGTGCCTGTTTATGCACACGAAATGGAGATACCGTATCTCACAGGTAAAGCGAATTATCCTCCAGGCGATCCTACGGTGGATGGCGGCTTAATCAGCGAGATGTCTCCTCTGTTTCCTAATCATGGAATCGATTTAGGAAGCCATGTGAAACCATTGTCTCCGGATGGAAGCGTAGACGAAATGCCTGATTGGAAATGGATACATACTCCGGGACATACACCAGGTCACATTTCGTTATTCCGTGAAAAAGACCGGTCCCTTATCGCCGGAGATGCATTCGTATGTGTTAAACAGGAATCCCTTTTTAAGGTGGTCATGCAGGAGCTGGAAATCAGCGGGCCGCCCAAATACTTTACTACAGATTGGCACGCCGCTTGGGAATCCGTTAAGAAGCTTGAAGCCTTACAACCGTCAGCAGCCGTTACCGGGCACGGTCTTCCGATGTCTGGAGAGTTACTGACCCAAGAATTAGATAAGT
This genomic window contains:
- a CDS encoding MBL fold metallo-hydrolase, translating into MIPVTTVTSGSGQVVKPDIYCLPIQIVNVLFVGEPQTKEWVLVDAGMPRSADDIIGAAEERFGRDIPPKAIILTHGHFDHVGAIVELIERWKVPVYAHEMEIPYLTGKANYPPGDPTVDGGLISEMSPLFPNHGIDLGSHVKPLSPDGSVDEMPDWKWIHTPGHTPGHISLFREKDRSLIAGDAFVCVKQESLFKVVMQELEISGPPKYFTTDWHAAWESVKKLEALQPSAAVTGHGLPMSGELLTQELDKLAREFEHIAIPEHGRYVH